A single genomic interval of Mycolicibacterium sp. MU0053 harbors:
- a CDS encoding Ig-like domain-containing protein: MDGSKNASRLGGLTVAVGLGIAVSSGQGVAYADTDSSDSGSAGSSVSAGSSDTDSAAPSDSEQRVQPTRRGTIRSPGRDAESAAAGDAPRRELSPRRLKIREALRSADEAAESSTGETVGKLSDAATERAVAEDSLSSVAADKPTAAVDSVADLSEADLSATVGVTAPVAEETVAEVELVEVTEALEPVEPVDPAVPPAPSEELPAAAPEPETGSAPEDPPAEDPAVDGSRSATHRDEAALGLDTGSDPGDATAEPTGTTISLDVVAPEAVSNPLLAVQVSSQTDPVTLTGTPSFHPIVELLAVPLRIVTGLLGLVGLAPGATVPGAPVAPVTKLLELAWVALRRVNSFFFNSTPTATVTLDPTTSSSVITGRVVGYDPDGDPLEYRLVEQPTHGAVQLNADGTFTYHATAAAVAAGVTDTFRISVVDKGFHFHGLLGFLKPGRGHGAVVDVAVNLAATNAAPVIERVTTVTNSWGVVTGTIRVTDDSADPVHLTWTQPAAGLGNVHVTQTDTHTWQWTFSPDPARPPAVTTAAFTLTASDGARTTVLPVEVNIQVPTAFIVESSTVYIGTPAEPSETATYTVVDWPGNNVVILAPHVLVIADEQGTITETLEWEQDTNVVGFDRDSDAWILANSDHAIKTATIGDSGLVISDTGIVLPDTPISVTVVGGGLSLGGGLVINSGSSLGLYGAGQEPLTVTGMEAFGTDTTFKEVAVVTNTTTVAATSPHAMSLLMVGFNLGARAMSGDAAQSNLTAEVVGTVEFGDGVVGKLATRGESVYVTVTEGDITRLIKYDVNYYGFEEQSSVELTGTVSGLAISEDGRYAYVADSAAGTVSIIEIQEYYYGMDVIETIHTGPGHISALSGGRLALTDAASGSVTIMTIVALD, from the coding sequence ATGGATGGTTCGAAGAACGCGTCCCGGCTGGGTGGCTTGACGGTGGCGGTCGGGTTGGGCATCGCGGTCTCGAGCGGGCAGGGCGTGGCCTATGCCGACACCGACTCCTCCGATTCGGGCTCCGCGGGATCGTCGGTGTCCGCCGGTTCCTCCGACACCGATTCGGCGGCACCGTCGGACTCCGAACAGCGCGTGCAGCCGACCCGGCGCGGCACGATCCGCTCCCCTGGCCGCGACGCCGAGTCCGCCGCCGCCGGTGACGCGCCGCGACGTGAGCTGTCGCCGCGCCGCCTGAAGATCCGCGAGGCGCTGCGCTCGGCGGACGAGGCCGCGGAATCAAGCACCGGTGAAACTGTCGGCAAGCTCTCGGACGCGGCAACGGAGCGTGCGGTCGCCGAGGACTCCCTCAGCAGCGTCGCCGCCGACAAACCCACCGCCGCCGTGGATTCCGTGGCCGATCTGTCCGAGGCCGATCTGTCTGCGACGGTCGGTGTGACCGCACCGGTGGCCGAGGAAACCGTTGCCGAGGTCGAACTCGTCGAGGTAACCGAGGCCCTCGAACCGGTCGAACCCGTCGACCCGGCGGTGCCCCCGGCACCGTCGGAGGAGCTCCCCGCAGCGGCGCCCGAACCCGAAACCGGCTCGGCACCCGAGGACCCGCCCGCCGAGGACCCCGCCGTCGACGGGTCCCGAAGCGCCACCCACCGCGACGAGGCGGCGCTGGGGCTCGACACCGGCTCCGACCCCGGCGACGCGACAGCGGAGCCGACGGGGACCACCATATCGCTGGATGTCGTTGCGCCTGAGGCGGTTAGCAATCCGCTGCTGGCCGTGCAGGTGTCATCGCAGACGGATCCGGTGACGCTCACCGGCACGCCGTCGTTCCACCCGATCGTCGAGCTGTTGGCGGTGCCGCTACGGATCGTGACGGGTCTGTTGGGGTTGGTGGGGCTGGCCCCGGGGGCCACGGTGCCCGGCGCGCCCGTCGCGCCGGTGACCAAGCTGCTCGAACTGGCCTGGGTGGCGCTGCGCCGGGTCAACAGCTTCTTCTTCAACTCCACCCCCACCGCCACGGTCACGCTCGACCCAACGACGAGTTCCAGCGTCATCACCGGACGGGTGGTCGGATACGACCCCGACGGCGACCCGCTGGAGTACCGGTTGGTTGAGCAGCCCACCCACGGAGCAGTGCAGCTGAACGCGGACGGGACCTTCACCTACCACGCGACGGCGGCCGCAGTCGCGGCCGGGGTCACCGACACCTTCCGAATCTCCGTCGTCGACAAGGGCTTCCACTTCCACGGCCTGCTCGGTTTCCTCAAGCCGGGCCGCGGACACGGCGCCGTCGTCGACGTCGCGGTGAACCTCGCCGCGACCAATGCCGCGCCGGTCATCGAGCGGGTCACCACCGTGACCAACAGCTGGGGGGTGGTCACCGGCACCATCCGAGTCACCGACGACAGCGCCGACCCCGTGCACCTGACGTGGACGCAACCGGCGGCGGGCTTGGGCAACGTCCACGTCACGCAAACCGACACCCACACCTGGCAGTGGACATTCTCCCCCGATCCGGCGCGCCCGCCAGCCGTGACGACGGCAGCGTTCACCCTCACCGCCAGCGATGGTGCACGCACCACCGTGCTGCCGGTCGAGGTGAACATCCAGGTGCCGACTGCCTTCATCGTGGAATCCAGCACCGTCTACATCGGGACTCCCGCCGAGCCCTCAGAGACCGCGACCTACACCGTCGTCGACTGGCCGGGGAACAATGTGGTGATACTCGCGCCGCACGTCCTCGTGATCGCCGACGAGCAGGGCACCATCACCGAGACGTTGGAGTGGGAGCAGGACACCAACGTCGTCGGCTTCGACCGGGACTCCGATGCGTGGATCCTGGCCAACTCGGACCACGCGATCAAAACGGCGACCATCGGCGACTCGGGACTCGTGATCAGCGACACCGGGATCGTTCTCCCGGACACGCCGATCAGCGTGACGGTGGTGGGCGGAGGGCTGTCGCTAGGCGGAGGATTGGTCATCAATTCCGGCTCCTCCCTGGGCCTGTACGGCGCCGGACAAGAACCGCTCACGGTCACCGGCATGGAGGCGTTCGGGACAGACACCACCTTCAAAGAGGTTGCGGTCGTAACAAACACCACGACTGTGGCCGCGACAAGTCCGCATGCCATGTCCTTGCTGATGGTCGGCTTCAACCTCGGCGCACGAGCGATGAGTGGCGACGCCGCGCAATCGAACCTCACCGCTGAGGTGGTCGGGACCGTCGAGTTCGGCGACGGCGTCGTTGGCAAGCTCGCGACCCGCGGCGAGTCGGTCTATGTGACGGTCACCGAAGGCGACATCACCCGCCTGATCAAATACGACGTCAATTACTACGGGTTCGAGGAACAAAGCTCGGTCGAACTCACCGGGACCGTGAGCGGCTTGGCGATCAGCGAGGACGGGCGCTACGCCTACGTCGCGGACAGCGCGGCCGGCACCGTGTCGATCATCGAAATCCAGGAGTATTACTACGGGATGGACGTCATCGAAACCATCCACACCGGCCCCGGACACATCTCGGCCCTGTCCGGTGGACGACTGGCCCTCACCGACGCAGCCAGCGGCAGCGTGACGATCATGACGATCGTCGCGCTGGACTAG